CCGGGAATCGCCACGTCGGCGTTCCTGGACCCTGCCGTGTAGACCACGAGCGTCCCGAATCCGAGGGCTCGCTCGAGCGGCGACCGCCTGGAGTCGACGTGCTGGACGCGGACGTAGGGGACTACGGTCTTGATCCGGGTAAAGACGCCGCGCTCGATGTACAGCGACTGGTCGCGGAGCGTGAAGCCGAACACGGCGTACCGGCGCCAGGCGACGGCGGTCCGGACGAGAGAGACGAGGACGACGAGCGCGACGGTTCCGAGGAGAATTCTATCCGTGCCGATCGCCAGCACCTCGCGAGTCTGTAACGCCACCAGGAGGCCCCCCAGGACGGTGCCCAGGATCACGGTTCGAACGACGGCGGCGACGATCCAGACCCAGCGAATCCTCGGCTCGAGTCGTTCCATCGGGTCGGGATTCGACGGACAGCCCGATAAAGCGTCTGACAGCGGGCAGAAATTGAGAGTTGTGGCCGCAGCGATTAGAAGGGCAGCCAGTCAGAAGGTCAGTGGAGTAGTCGATCCAGTCGATCAGTGAGTCGCTTTCCGAATCGCGTCGATTTCGTAGAGGTCCTCGTGGAGTCCCTCGCCATCACAGTCCTCCGTCGGGCACGCGTAGTGCCAGCCGTCTCGAGTCGCGTCGCGTTCCCGGAATCGCTCCCCACAGACCTGACAGTACAGTTGTCCTTTCTCACACGAGTCCCGGTGTATCTCGAGGGCGAGCGACGTCTGGAACGACTGGTTGCAGTTGCGACAGGTGTGCATACGAGGAGTGACGTGAACCCAGGCCAAAAATCACGTGGGTTCGTTTATTTCACCGTATTCACCGCCGATTGGGCCACTCTCGGTCGATTTTGGCGTCGGGTTCGAGAAAAAATGAGCGTCACGATCCAGTGAGCGTGATGCGGATCAATCAGTTTCGATTACAGGTCGACCCGAGAAAACGAGGATAGGTCGCGGTGGAAAAACGCTACTCGAAGTGTGTCGAGAACCCGTCAGTTACTCGTCGCCGAGGATGCCGCGCTCGGTCATCTTCCGCGGGTCGAGCACCTCGTCGGCCTCGTCCTCCGTGAGGTATCCCTTCTCGAGGGCGACCTCGCGAACCGTCTTGTCCTCCTTGAGCGCCGTCTTCGCGACCTCGCTAGCCTTGTCGTAGCCGATGTGGACGTTGAGCGAGGTCGCCAGCGCCATCGACTGCTCGACCTGCCGTTCGCAGTACTCCTGGTTTGCCTCGAGCTTGCGGACGAAACGGTCGGCGAACACCGTGCTCGCGTTCGAGAGGAGTTCCGCCGACTCGAGGAAGTTGTGCGCCAGGACGGGCTTGTAGAGGTTGAGGTCGATCTGGCCCTCGGCGGCGCCGGCAGCGACGGCGGCGTCGTTGCCGACGACCTGTTTGTGGACCTGATTCACGGCCTCGGCGACGACGGGATTGATC
This region of Natronosalvus halobius genomic DNA includes:
- a CDS encoding PH domain-containing protein, whose amino-acid sequence is MERLEPRIRWVWIVAAVVRTVILGTVLGGLLVALQTREVLAIGTDRILLGTVALVVLVSLVRTAVAWRRYAVFGFTLRDQSLYIERGVFTRIKTVVPYVRVQHVDSRRSPLERALGFGTLVVYTAGSRNADVAIPGLTPDRAEALQERLRELTIETNGEDAV
- a CDS encoding transcriptional regulator gives rise to the protein MHTCRNCNQSFQTSLALEIHRDSCEKGQLYCQVCGERFRERDATRDGWHYACPTEDCDGEGLHEDLYEIDAIRKATH